From Nonomuraea helvata, a single genomic window includes:
- a CDS encoding pyridoxamine 5'-phosphate oxidase family protein, with the protein MTGSGDFGRRISYHRDRLGLTVEQVADRADMSSGYIQYLESHLDMPDMGTVTRLAAALETTIQDLLGGGRDRPPGPGPAAAHPVLEVLEPEECLRLVEPGGIGRVAFNGPDGPTVLPVNYKLHEGAVVFRTARGGPMDQDLRTGLQGVEIKIGFQVDRIDEAQRAGWSVLIQGPAHHVPEDEVEKVTHAGVTPWAGGERQLYIRIVPHKITGRRIHGL; encoded by the coding sequence ATGACCGGCAGTGGTGACTTCGGCCGTCGCATCAGCTATCACCGAGACCGGCTCGGTCTCACCGTCGAACAGGTCGCCGACCGGGCGGACATGTCCAGCGGATACATCCAGTACCTGGAGAGCCATCTGGACATGCCCGACATGGGGACGGTGACCCGCCTGGCCGCCGCTCTGGAGACCACCATCCAGGATCTGCTGGGCGGCGGGCGCGATCGCCCGCCCGGCCCCGGTCCTGCCGCGGCCCATCCTGTCCTGGAGGTCCTCGAGCCCGAGGAGTGCCTGCGGCTGGTCGAGCCGGGCGGCATCGGCCGGGTGGCGTTCAACGGCCCGGACGGGCCCACGGTGCTGCCCGTGAACTACAAGCTGCACGAGGGCGCCGTCGTCTTCCGCACGGCCCGGGGCGGCCCCATGGACCAGGACCTGCGCACCGGCCTGCAAGGAGTGGAGATCAAGATCGGCTTCCAGGTGGACCGGATCGACGAGGCCCAGCGGGCCGGCTGGAGCGTGCTCATCCAGGGCCCCGCCCACCACGTACCGGAGGACGAGGTGGAGAAGGTGACCCACGCCGGCGTCACCCCATGGGCGGGCGGCGAGCGCCAGCTGTACATCCGCATCGTCCCGCACAAGATCACCGGCCGCCGCATCCACGGTCTCTGA
- a CDS encoding universal stress protein — protein sequence MIIVGVDGSVAARAAVEWAAQDAFRMRVPLRIVHAVDRSPYQIGKYPNSILPDVLLREGQRILNEAEALVRERRPAVEVTTEDLEGAPAEVLREQAKDATEVVVGSRGLGGFAGALLGPVSMHVAGHVRCPVVVVRAEHRPAYGEVVVGVDDSPECEPALAYAFEQAKLRGSALRVVHAWQLPVHAFATEASYDTDEVRTAQHQVVRDRTAIFSRDYPQVKLVEDVQSAHPVDALADASERADLLVVGSHGRGALSSVLLGSVSRSVLHHVRCPVAVVRA from the coding sequence ATGATCATCGTAGGCGTGGACGGCTCCGTGGCCGCGCGAGCCGCGGTGGAGTGGGCGGCCCAGGACGCGTTCCGCATGCGGGTGCCGCTGCGGATCGTGCACGCCGTGGACCGCTCGCCGTACCAGATCGGCAAATACCCCAACTCCATCCTTCCGGACGTGCTGCTGCGAGAGGGACAGCGGATCCTGAACGAGGCGGAGGCGCTCGTGCGTGAGCGGCGGCCCGCCGTCGAGGTCACGACGGAGGACCTCGAGGGCGCGCCGGCCGAGGTCCTGCGCGAGCAGGCCAAGGACGCCACCGAGGTCGTGGTCGGCAGCCGCGGGCTCGGCGGTTTCGCCGGTGCGCTGCTGGGCCCCGTCAGCATGCACGTGGCCGGTCACGTGCGCTGTCCCGTCGTGGTCGTCCGGGCCGAACATCGGCCGGCGTACGGGGAGGTCGTGGTCGGCGTCGACGACTCGCCGGAGTGCGAGCCCGCGCTGGCCTACGCCTTCGAGCAGGCGAAGCTCCGGGGGAGCGCGCTGCGGGTGGTACACGCCTGGCAGCTGCCGGTGCATGCCTTCGCCACGGAGGCCTCCTACGACACGGACGAGGTACGTACGGCGCAGCATCAGGTCGTCCGCGACCGGACGGCGATCTTCAGCAGGGACTATCCGCAGGTGAAGCTGGTCGAGGACGTGCAGTCCGCGCACCCGGTCGACGCGCTCGCCGACGCGTCAGAACGAGCGGACCTGCTGGTGGTGGGCTCACACGGGCGCGGCGCCCTGAGCTCGGTGCTGCTCGGCTCGGTCAGCCGGAGCGTCCTGCACCACGTCCGCTGCCCGGTGGCGGTGGTGCGCGCGTGA